The Rhodopseudomonas palustris genome window below encodes:
- a CDS encoding invasion associated locus B family protein: MKSCNLVASAGPRGRAFALLAATAFAALTIVPAAQAQQPAAPKAAPKAAPKAAPAPAQQAPAQGQPEQQQVQLIYAPWTKFCLKGQDANAKQVCFTGKDGRIESGQPVIAAVIIEPEGEPKKILRVTLPLGMQLVHGTRIIVDSNAPQQSPYVICFANGCMSDYEATPDLINQLKKGQNLIVQAINSNGAPLTLPLPLAEFAKAYDGPPTDPKQFEETQKKLQEELQKRAEEQRKKLEAQAPAGANPAAK; the protein is encoded by the coding sequence ATGAAGTCTTGCAACTTGGTCGCGTCGGCCGGGCCGCGCGGGCGGGCCTTCGCCCTGCTGGCGGCGACCGCGTTCGCGGCGTTGACCATCGTCCCCGCCGCGCAGGCCCAGCAGCCGGCCGCCCCGAAGGCAGCCCCTAAGGCGGCGCCGAAGGCAGCCCCGGCGCCGGCGCAGCAGGCTCCCGCCCAGGGACAGCCTGAGCAGCAACAGGTTCAGCTGATCTACGCGCCCTGGACCAAGTTCTGCCTCAAGGGGCAGGACGCCAACGCCAAGCAGGTGTGCTTCACCGGCAAGGACGGCCGTATCGAATCCGGTCAGCCGGTGATCGCCGCTGTGATCATCGAGCCGGAAGGCGAGCCGAAGAAGATCCTGCGCGTGACGCTGCCGCTCGGCATGCAGCTCGTGCACGGCACCCGCATCATCGTCGACAGCAACGCGCCGCAGCAGAGCCCGTATGTGATCTGCTTCGCCAACGGCTGTATGTCGGACTACGAAGCGACGCCGGATCTGATCAATCAGCTCAAGAAGGGCCAGAACCTGATCGTCCAGGCGATCAACTCTAACGGCGCGCCGCTGACGCTGCCGCTGCCGTTGGCCGAGTTCGCCAAGGCCTATGACGGCCCGCCGACCGATCCTAAGCAGTTCGAAGAGACCCAGAAGAAGCTGCAGGAAGAGCTACAGAAGCGCGCTGAAGAGCAGCGCAAGAAGCTGGAAGCTCAGGCTCCGGCCGGCGCCAACCCGGCTGCCAAGTAA
- the hspQ gene encoding heat shock protein HspQ — translation MIKTRTAKFQIGQIVRHRIFSFRGVVFDIDPEFANTEEWWLAIPEEVRPSKDQPFYHLLAENAESEYVAYVSEQNLLPDDSGEPIRHSQVAEIFIKDKSGGYRPRNPSLN, via the coding sequence ATGATCAAGACGCGAACCGCTAAATTTCAGATCGGTCAGATCGTCCGCCACCGGATCTTCTCGTTCCGCGGGGTGGTGTTCGACATCGATCCGGAATTCGCCAACACCGAGGAATGGTGGCTGGCAATTCCCGAAGAGGTGCGGCCGAGCAAGGACCAGCCGTTCTACCACCTGCTGGCGGAGAACGCGGAGTCGGAATACGTCGCCTACGTGTCGGAGCAGAATCTGCTGCCCGACGATTCCGGCGAGCCGATCCGGCATTCCCAGGTCGCCGAGATCTTCATCAAGGACAAGTCCGGCGGCTACCGGCCGCGCAATCCGTCGCTGAACTAA
- a CDS encoding AEC family transporter, whose amino-acid sequence MIDILNLALPYFGLIFVGFACGRWKKLPEQGLVWMNFFLVFVSLPALFFRIMSKTPFEELNNLPFVLATTLATAIAFFLSGVLGRLIGKLSMREATMAALSGGYGNIGYMGPGLALAVLGTQAAAPTALIFCFDTIFLFSIVPLGMALTAADKRPLIPTIIAVLREILFHPLIVAAYCGAAAAAFHVELPVAVDKMLGFLQNAAAPVALFTLGVTVALRPFGRVPWEIPSLVAVKLLLHPVIVFCLILAFGPFSPEWAATAVLMASLPPALNVFVIARQYNTWVEPASVAVLIGTFMSVVTLTTVMWLIRTGQIPFPG is encoded by the coding sequence ATGATCGATATTCTCAATCTCGCTCTGCCGTATTTCGGCCTGATCTTCGTCGGCTTCGCCTGCGGACGCTGGAAGAAATTGCCCGAACAGGGCCTGGTTTGGATGAATTTCTTCCTCGTCTTCGTCTCGCTGCCGGCGCTGTTCTTCCGGATCATGTCGAAGACGCCGTTCGAGGAACTGAACAACCTGCCGTTCGTGCTGGCGACCACGCTGGCGACCGCGATCGCCTTCTTCCTGTCAGGGGTGCTCGGCCGGCTGATCGGCAAGCTGTCGATGCGGGAAGCAACGATGGCGGCGCTGTCCGGCGGCTACGGCAATATCGGCTATATGGGGCCGGGGCTGGCGTTGGCGGTGCTTGGCACCCAGGCGGCGGCGCCGACCGCTTTGATCTTCTGCTTCGACACGATCTTTCTGTTTTCGATCGTGCCGCTCGGCATGGCGCTCACCGCTGCCGACAAACGGCCGCTGATCCCGACCATCATCGCGGTGCTGCGGGAGATCCTGTTCCACCCGCTGATCGTCGCCGCCTATTGCGGAGCGGCGGCGGCCGCGTTCCATGTCGAGCTGCCGGTCGCGGTCGATAAGATGCTGGGCTTCTTGCAGAATGCAGCGGCGCCGGTAGCGCTGTTCACGCTCGGCGTTACTGTGGCGCTGCGGCCATTCGGCCGGGTGCCGTGGGAGATCCCCAGCCTGGTGGCGGTCAAGCTGCTGCTGCACCCGGTGATCGTGTTTTGTCTGATATTGGCGTTCGGGCCGTTTTCGCCCGAATGGGCAGCGACTGCAGTGCTGATGGCGTCACTGCCGCCTGCGCTGAACGTGTTCGTGATCGCCCGGCAATACAATACGTGGGTCGAGCCGGCGTCGGTCGCGGTGCTGATCGGGACCTTCATGTCGGTGGTGACGCTCACCACCGTGATGTGGCTGATCCGGACCGGGCAGATCCCGTTCCCGGGCTAG
- a CDS encoding UbiH/UbiF family hydroxylase, translating to MTQSLIEPNSYDAIIVGGGPAGLTAAIALAETGAATALIARLVPYGDNRTTALLGDSIDILDRLDVWRRCSSKAAALRSMRLVDDTGRLIRAPEVKFASDEIGMDAFGYNIENRALLVGLEERAAELSNLQRFDDEAESVVPGDDEVIVRIRGGRTISAKLVVGADGRQSQCREAAGIKVSSRALHQSALTFNVKTTRSHDNVSTEFHTKEGPCVFVPLPGRRMSIVWVASPKEAQRLMALSDDELSAAAEKQSQSIYGKMTVEPGRNLFPLAIEKPAAYAQQRIALVGEAAHVVPPIGAQGLNMGLRDAGDLAEIVRDALANGTDIGSDAVMARYGRSRGPDIASRTAAIDIANRTLLSDLLPAQMLRAAGMHLISSVAPIRRFAMREGLSPFWRSI from the coding sequence ATGACCCAGAGCCTGATCGAGCCTAACAGCTACGACGCCATCATTGTCGGCGGCGGTCCCGCCGGCCTCACCGCCGCCATCGCGCTTGCCGAGACCGGCGCAGCCACCGCACTGATCGCGCGGCTGGTGCCCTACGGCGATAATCGCACCACGGCTCTGCTGGGCGATTCGATCGACATTCTCGACCGACTTGACGTCTGGCGGCGCTGCTCAAGCAAGGCCGCCGCGCTGCGGTCGATGCGGCTGGTGGACGATACCGGCCGGCTGATACGGGCCCCCGAAGTGAAGTTCGCGTCCGATGAAATCGGCATGGACGCGTTCGGCTACAACATCGAGAACCGTGCCCTGCTGGTCGGCCTCGAAGAACGCGCGGCCGAGCTGTCGAACCTGCAGCGTTTCGACGATGAAGCTGAATCGGTCGTGCCGGGCGACGACGAAGTGATCGTTCGGATCCGCGGCGGCCGAACCATCTCGGCCAAGCTGGTGGTCGGCGCCGATGGCCGCCAGTCGCAGTGCCGTGAAGCCGCGGGCATCAAGGTGAGCAGCCGCGCCCTGCATCAGTCGGCGCTGACCTTCAACGTCAAGACCACCCGCTCCCACGACAACGTCTCCACCGAGTTTCACACCAAGGAAGGCCCGTGCGTATTCGTGCCGCTGCCGGGCCGTCGGATGAGCATCGTCTGGGTCGCCTCACCGAAGGAGGCGCAGCGGCTGATGGCGCTGTCCGACGACGAATTGTCGGCTGCGGCGGAGAAGCAGTCGCAGTCGATCTACGGCAAAATGACCGTCGAGCCCGGCCGCAATCTGTTTCCGCTGGCGATCGAGAAACCGGCCGCTTACGCGCAGCAACGCATCGCCTTGGTTGGTGAAGCCGCTCACGTCGTGCCCCCGATCGGGGCGCAGGGGTTGAATATGGGGCTGCGGGATGCCGGCGACCTTGCCGAGATCGTGCGCGACGCGCTGGCGAACGGCACGGATATCGGCTCGGACGCCGTGATGGCGCGCTATGGCCGCAGCCGAGGACCCGACATTGCCAGCCGCACCGCCGCGATCGACATCGCCAACCGCACCCTGCTCAGCGATCTCTTACCCGCGCAGATGCTGCGGGCGGCGGGGATGCATCTGATCAGCTCCGTAGCCCCGATCCGCCGGTTCGCGATGCGCGAGGGGCTGTCGCCGTTCTGGCGCTCGATCTGA
- the pcsA gene encoding phosphatidylcholine synthase, which translates to MTQLDPSPLPPGSGIRRAAALGVHLFTAAGAAIALLAMLEAVRQHWAGMFAWLGLALLIDAIDGPLARRLDVARLQPDWSGDVLDLVVDFVTYVFVPAYAITASGLLLPIAAPLLGIGIVISSAMYFADRRMKTDDNHFRGFPALWNAAAFYLFLLHPPAIVGSLGIAALIVLTFVPFRVVHPVRVARLRTLTLALIALWAVLAAYAIVRDFEVPLPVTIVLCAVALYVCLADSVIRLFRRAPR; encoded by the coding sequence ATGACCCAGCTGGACCCTTCGCCATTGCCGCCCGGATCGGGCATACGCCGCGCCGCCGCGCTCGGCGTGCACCTGTTTACGGCCGCAGGGGCTGCGATCGCATTGCTCGCGATGCTGGAAGCCGTCCGCCAGCATTGGGCCGGGATGTTCGCTTGGCTCGGGTTGGCGTTGCTGATCGACGCGATCGACGGCCCGCTGGCGCGGCGCCTGGACGTCGCAAGGTTGCAGCCGGACTGGTCGGGCGACGTGCTCGATCTGGTGGTCGATTTCGTCACCTACGTGTTCGTGCCGGCCTATGCGATCACCGCGAGTGGTCTGCTATTGCCGATCGCAGCGCCGCTGCTCGGCATCGGCATCGTGATCAGTTCGGCGATGTACTTCGCCGACCGACGGATGAAGACCGACGATAATCACTTCCGCGGCTTTCCGGCGCTGTGGAACGCAGCAGCGTTCTATCTGTTCTTGCTGCACCCGCCGGCGATCGTCGGCAGCCTGGGAATAGCAGCCTTGATCGTGCTCACCTTCGTGCCGTTTCGCGTCGTGCATCCGGTGCGCGTGGCGCGGTTGCGCACGCTGACGCTGGCGCTGATCGCGCTGTGGGCGGTGCTCGCTGCCTATGCAATTGTCCGCGACTTCGAAGTCCCGCTGCCGGTTACCATCGTGCTGTGCGCGGTCGCCCTCTATGTCTGCCTTGCCGATAGTGTCATCCGCTTATTCCGACGAGCCCCCCGATGA
- a CDS encoding TerC family protein — MIELLSSPEAWAALLTLTALEIVLGIDNVIFLSVLVSRIPEPRATRARQIGLGLALLFRLMLLSVLVWLIGLTAPVFSIADRAFSWRDIILILGGLFLIAKATHEIHAEVEAKNGEAQASTADRAFFWVIVQIVVVDLVFSIDSIITAIGMAQDIEIMVAAVLIAMAVMYVSSGPVARFVSEHPTTKMLALAFLVLIGVALVADGFAFHIPRGYIYFAILFSAAVEFFNVLAKRNRAKPR, encoded by the coding sequence ATGATCGAATTGTTGTCCAGTCCCGAAGCCTGGGCCGCGCTGCTCACCCTGACGGCGCTCGAAATTGTCCTCGGCATCGACAACGTGATCTTCCTGTCCGTGCTGGTGTCCCGAATCCCCGAGCCGCGGGCGACCCGCGCGCGCCAGATCGGCCTCGGCCTGGCGCTGTTGTTTCGGCTCATGCTGCTCAGCGTGTTGGTGTGGCTGATCGGGCTGACCGCGCCGGTGTTCAGCATCGCCGACAGGGCGTTCTCCTGGCGCGACATCATCCTGATCCTCGGCGGCCTGTTTCTGATCGCCAAGGCGACCCACGAGATTCATGCCGAGGTCGAGGCCAAGAACGGCGAGGCGCAAGCCTCGACCGCCGATCGGGCGTTCTTCTGGGTGATCGTACAGATCGTGGTGGTCGACCTGGTGTTTTCGATCGACTCGATCATCACCGCGATCGGCATGGCCCAGGACATCGAGATCATGGTCGCGGCGGTGCTGATCGCGATGGCGGTGATGTACGTCTCGTCCGGTCCGGTGGCGCGATTCGTCTCCGAGCACCCGACCACCAAGATGCTGGCGCTGGCGTTCCTGGTGCTGATCGGCGTGGCGCTGGTGGCCGATGGCTTCGCGTTCCACATCCCGCGCGGCTACATCTACTTCGCCATCCTGTTCTCGGCGGCGGTGGAGTTCTTCAACGTGCTGGCCAAGCGTAACCGCGCCAAGCCGCGTTGA
- a CDS encoding quinone oxidoreductase family protein yields the protein MAKAVRVHQVGGPEVLVYEDVELPPPGEGEVRIRQHAVGLNFIDVYFRTGLYKAPSLPFVIGNEAAGEVVSVGPHVTNFHPGDRVAYYANLGGYATERNIEAAKLVKLPDHITYEQGAVLMLKGLTVWYLLHKTFKVEPGHRVLIHAAAGGIGLLACQWARALGAHVIGTVGSKAKADLALANGCDHVILYNEEDWVARVKQISRNELCDVVYDGVGKATFPGSLKCIKPRGLFVSFGNASGPVPPFPLTELNNHGSLFATRPKLNDYIGTRKELIEGADTLFSAVIEGKLHVPINHAYALKDAAKAHVDLEGRVTTGASILKP from the coding sequence ATGGCGAAGGCGGTGCGGGTGCATCAGGTGGGTGGACCGGAGGTTCTGGTCTACGAGGACGTCGAGCTGCCGCCGCCGGGCGAGGGCGAGGTCCGCATCCGCCAGCACGCGGTCGGCCTCAACTTCATCGACGTGTATTTCCGCACCGGACTCTACAAAGCGCCGTCGCTGCCGTTCGTGATCGGCAACGAGGCGGCCGGTGAGGTCGTCTCGGTCGGCCCGCACGTCACCAACTTCCATCCCGGCGACCGCGTCGCGTACTACGCGAATCTCGGCGGCTATGCCACCGAGCGCAACATCGAAGCCGCCAAGCTGGTGAAGCTGCCCGACCACATCACCTACGAGCAGGGCGCCGTGCTGATGCTCAAGGGCCTGACGGTGTGGTACCTGCTGCACAAGACCTTCAAGGTCGAGCCCGGCCACCGGGTGTTGATCCACGCCGCCGCCGGCGGCATCGGTCTGCTCGCGTGCCAATGGGCACGGGCGCTCGGCGCGCATGTCATCGGTACCGTCGGCTCCAAGGCCAAAGCCGATCTGGCGCTGGCCAATGGCTGCGATCACGTCATCCTCTACAACGAAGAGGACTGGGTAGCGCGAGTCAAACAGATCAGCCGCAATGAGCTGTGCGACGTGGTCTATGACGGCGTCGGCAAGGCGACGTTCCCCGGCTCTCTGAAGTGCATCAAGCCGCGCGGGCTGTTCGTGTCGTTCGGCAACGCCTCAGGCCCGGTGCCGCCGTTCCCGCTCACCGAGCTCAACAACCACGGCTCGCTGTTCGCGACCCGTCCGAAGCTGAACGACTACATTGGGACCCGCAAGGAGCTGATCGAGGGCGCCGATACGCTGTTCTCAGCCGTGATCGAAGGCAAGCTGCACGTCCCGATCAACCACGCCTACGCGCTCAAGGACGCCGCCAAGGCGCACGTCGATCTGGAAGGGCGTGTGACGACCGGTGCCTCGATTCTGAAGCCGTAA
- the rimO gene encoding 30S ribosomal protein S12 methylthiotransferase RimO: MQQATAPKISFVSLGCPKALVDSERIITRLRAEGYDLARKHDGADLVIVNTCGFLDSAKQESLAAIGEAMAANGKVIVTGCMGAEPEQIEAAYPGVLSITGPQQYESVLEAVHRARPALHNPHLDLVPPQGVRLTPRHYAYLKISEGCNNRCSFCIIPKLRGDLASRPAGDVLREAEKLVAAGVKELLVISQDTSAYGVDVKYAESPWKDRSVRAKFLDLASELGELGAWVRLHYVYPYPHVDEVIGLMADGKVLPYLDIPFQHASPDVLKLMKRPAAQDKTLDRIKRWREQCPDLALRSTFIVGFPGETERDFEFLLEWLDEAEIDRLGAFKYEPVAGAPSNALPDQISDEVKQERWNRLMARQQAISARRLKRKVGTRQQVIIDEIGPTVAKGRSKADAPDIDGAVYLSSRRPLRVGEIVTAKIDRADAYDLHGTVAGF, from the coding sequence ATGCAGCAGGCCACCGCGCCCAAGATCAGTTTTGTTTCGCTGGGATGCCCCAAGGCCCTGGTCGATTCCGAGCGCATCATCACGCGGTTGCGCGCCGAGGGCTATGACCTGGCTCGCAAGCATGACGGCGCTGACCTCGTGATCGTCAACACCTGCGGCTTTCTCGACAGCGCCAAGCAGGAATCGCTGGCGGCGATCGGCGAAGCGATGGCGGCCAACGGCAAGGTGATCGTCACCGGCTGCATGGGCGCCGAGCCGGAGCAGATCGAAGCCGCCTACCCCGGCGTGCTGTCGATCACCGGACCGCAGCAATATGAAAGCGTGCTCGAGGCGGTGCATCGCGCGCGGCCGGCGCTTCACAACCCGCATCTCGATCTGGTGCCGCCGCAGGGCGTGCGGCTGACGCCGCGGCACTACGCGTATTTGAAGATCTCCGAGGGCTGCAACAATCGCTGCAGCTTCTGCATCATCCCGAAGCTGCGCGGCGATCTCGCATCGCGCCCGGCCGGCGACGTGCTGCGCGAAGCCGAGAAGCTGGTCGCTGCCGGCGTCAAGGAGCTGCTGGTCATCTCGCAGGACACCTCGGCCTACGGCGTCGATGTCAAGTACGCAGAGAGCCCCTGGAAGGATCGCAGCGTCCGCGCCAAATTCCTCGATCTGGCAAGCGAGCTCGGCGAGCTCGGCGCCTGGGTGCGGCTGCACTACGTCTATCCGTATCCGCATGTCGACGAGGTGATCGGCCTGATGGCGGACGGCAAGGTGCTGCCCTATCTCGACATCCCGTTCCAGCACGCCAGCCCCGACGTGCTGAAACTGATGAAGCGCCCGGCCGCGCAGGACAAGACGCTCGACCGGATCAAACGCTGGCGCGAGCAGTGCCCGGATCTGGCGTTGCGCTCGACCTTCATCGTGGGCTTCCCTGGCGAGACCGAGCGCGACTTCGAATTCCTGCTCGAATGGCTGGACGAAGCCGAAATCGATCGTCTCGGCGCGTTCAAATACGAGCCGGTCGCCGGCGCACCGTCGAACGCCCTGCCCGATCAGATCTCGGACGAGGTCAAGCAGGAGCGCTGGAACAGGCTGATGGCGCGGCAGCAGGCGATCTCTGCCCGCCGGCTGAAGCGCAAGGTCGGCACCCGTCAGCAGGTGATCATCGACGAGATCGGCCCGACCGTCGCCAAAGGCCGCTCCAAGGCCGACGCGCCGGATATCGACGGCGCGGTCTATCTGTCGAGCCGCCGCCCGCTGCGCGTCGGCGAAATCGTCACCGCCAAGATCGACCGCGCTGACGCGTACGACCTCCACGGCACCGTGGCGGGGTTCTGA
- a CDS encoding LysR substrate-binding domain-containing protein, giving the protein MLAPLDLRLLQTFIVLVQTGSFSETSRRLGRTQPAVSLQLNRLEEATGAPLFTKVGRKLVLTNHGELVLGYARTIMGLQDELRARLAAPKLDGVVVLGMPDLYAAYLLPGILADFRSAYPNVDVELKCALSSKLMASVERAEIDLAIVTGMPAFKVGELVAQEELVWVASERSSVHLENPVPLAMLPPGNIFRDFGLAALESIGRIWRLSCISESISGIQAAVFSGIAVSVVGKSSVLPGMRMLGRGDTFPALPKVDLVLYRSARSSNPAAEALASVIVRHFANSALAPAARFVRTQAGSGSHE; this is encoded by the coding sequence ATGCTCGCCCCGCTCGACCTCCGCCTGCTGCAGACCTTCATCGTGCTGGTTCAGACCGGCAGTTTTTCCGAAACGTCGCGGCGATTGGGCCGGACCCAGCCGGCCGTCAGCCTGCAGCTCAACCGGCTGGAGGAAGCAACCGGAGCACCGCTGTTCACCAAGGTCGGCCGCAAGCTGGTCCTGACTAATCATGGTGAGCTGGTGCTCGGCTATGCCCGCACCATCATGGGCCTGCAGGACGAACTACGCGCCCGCCTCGCCGCACCGAAGCTCGACGGCGTGGTCGTGCTCGGGATGCCCGATCTGTACGCCGCGTATCTGCTGCCGGGCATTCTGGCTGACTTCCGCAGCGCCTACCCCAATGTCGATGTCGAGCTGAAATGCGCGCTGTCGAGCAAGCTGATGGCGTCGGTCGAGCGCGCGGAGATTGATCTGGCGATCGTCACGGGGATGCCCGCGTTCAAGGTCGGCGAGTTGGTGGCACAGGAAGAGCTGGTATGGGTTGCGTCTGAGCGAAGCTCAGTACACCTCGAAAACCCAGTGCCGCTGGCGATGCTCCCGCCCGGCAACATCTTCCGCGATTTCGGTCTCGCGGCGCTCGAAAGCATCGGCAGAATCTGGCGGCTGAGCTGCATCAGCGAGAGCATCAGCGGCATTCAGGCGGCGGTGTTCTCAGGGATCGCGGTCAGCGTTGTTGGCAAGAGCTCGGTGCTGCCGGGGATGCGTATGCTCGGCCGCGGTGATACGTTCCCCGCCCTGCCCAAAGTCGATTTGGTGCTCTACCGCTCGGCGCGAAGCTCCAATCCTGCGGCAGAGGCGCTCGCCAGCGTGATCGTCCGGCACTTTGCAAATTCAGCGCTCGCTCCCGCGGCGCGTTTCGTGCGAACCCAGGCGGGCAGCGGTTCACACGAGTAG
- a CDS encoding ABC transporter substrate-binding protein encodes MHNSTRRHFIRLAVTATALAATSLTALAEDRVIKVGTLKLIHGITPYFYEKFVPAGVKVVVVPFESPTDGKNAVVTGSVDFGIFGLAAATLGGANGEPVVVVGAACNRGMAVVAGKDSGIASIKDLKGKKVAIWPGSTQEVVILDRLAAEGMSIKDIQAVRVSFSDMAPALARGDIDAYVGAEPAAGISLASGVGKIVEYPYSTPTGSLNMVLSTRRELIVKDPELIRTLLKVHRKASEYAMSNRDAFVEMAMQKLGQQKASIEQAAPNVELTWNIDDQFLKQAQYYGAQMLDKKQIRQLPDYKTFIDPSFIKAISAS; translated from the coding sequence ATGCACAACAGCACCAGACGCCACTTCATCCGCCTTGCGGTGACCGCGACAGCGCTTGCCGCCACCAGCCTGACAGCGCTTGCGGAGGATCGCGTCATCAAGGTCGGGACCTTGAAGCTGATCCACGGCATCACGCCGTACTTCTACGAGAAATTCGTGCCGGCGGGCGTCAAGGTGGTGGTGGTGCCGTTCGAGAGCCCGACCGATGGCAAGAACGCTGTGGTCACCGGCTCGGTCGATTTCGGCATCTTCGGCCTCGCGGCCGCAACCCTCGGCGGCGCCAACGGCGAACCCGTGGTGGTGGTTGGCGCGGCCTGCAATCGTGGCATGGCGGTGGTGGCCGGCAAGGACTCGGGCATTGCCAGCATCAAGGATCTGAAGGGCAAGAAGGTCGCGATCTGGCCGGGCTCGACCCAGGAGGTCGTCATCCTCGACCGGCTGGCCGCTGAGGGCATGTCGATCAAGGATATTCAGGCGGTCCGCGTCTCGTTCAGCGACATGGCCCCGGCGTTGGCGCGCGGCGACATCGACGCCTATGTGGGCGCCGAGCCGGCGGCAGGTATCAGCCTCGCCAGCGGCGTCGGCAAGATCGTCGAGTACCCGTATTCGACGCCGACCGGTTCGCTGAACATGGTGCTCAGCACCCGGCGCGAGCTGATCGTGAAAGACCCCGAACTGATCCGGACGCTGCTGAAGGTGCATCGCAAGGCCAGCGAGTATGCGATGAGCAACCGCGATGCCTTCGTCGAGATGGCGATGCAGAAGCTCGGCCAGCAGAAGGCATCGATCGAGCAGGCGGCGCCGAACGTCGAGCTGACCTGGAACATCGATGATCAGTTTCTAAAGCAGGCGCAGTATTACGGCGCCCAGATGCTCGACAAGAAGCAGATCCGGCAGCTCCCCGACTACAAGACGTTCATTGATCCAAGCTTCATCAAGGCCATCTCGGCGTCGTGA
- a CDS encoding ABC transporter permease, which produces MSLESTVSPSAMSGPAITKAAATVRGSSTRQFAKLTARFRTAALALIVPLGLLLVWDLMVRWTGTRLVPPPSGVATMMWDFAFGGIYDDAYSGSLPIHFWKSVQRVYGGFFLAALLGIPLGLMIGRIPLLRALLDPTLALLRPIPVTAWLPLSMIFFGLGPKSAVFLVFLGAFYPILLNTVFGVKSVDVRLFEAAGMLGCNGPQLFRSVVLPAALPSIFNGLRLGASFAWILIVVGEMTGVPEGLGAVIMDGRTLSRTDLVITGMIIIGITGFLSDRILVSLSNYFLRWSPQHHA; this is translated from the coding sequence ATGAGCTTGGAAAGTACGGTCTCCCCATCCGCCATGAGTGGCCCCGCGATCACCAAGGCTGCCGCGACTGTACGCGGCAGCAGCACCAGACAGTTCGCCAAACTCACAGCCAGGTTCCGCACTGCCGCCCTTGCGCTGATCGTGCCGCTCGGTCTGCTGCTGGTTTGGGACTTGATGGTGCGTTGGACCGGGACGCGGCTGGTTCCGCCGCCCTCCGGCGTCGCGACCATGATGTGGGATTTCGCCTTCGGCGGAATCTACGACGACGCCTATAGCGGCAGCCTGCCGATCCATTTCTGGAAGTCAGTGCAGCGCGTGTATGGCGGCTTCTTCCTGGCGGCGCTGCTCGGGATTCCGCTCGGGCTGATGATCGGCCGGATTCCGCTGCTGCGTGCGCTGCTCGATCCGACGCTCGCCCTGCTGCGGCCGATCCCGGTTACCGCCTGGCTGCCGCTGTCGATGATTTTCTTCGGCCTCGGGCCGAAGTCGGCGGTGTTCCTGGTGTTCCTCGGCGCGTTCTATCCGATCCTGCTCAACACCGTGTTCGGCGTGAAATCGGTCGATGTGCGGCTGTTCGAGGCGGCCGGGATGCTCGGCTGCAACGGTCCGCAACTGTTCAGATCCGTCGTGCTGCCGGCGGCGCTGCCGAGCATCTTCAACGGCCTCCGGCTCGGCGCGTCGTTCGCCTGGATCCTGATCGTGGTCGGCGAGATGACCGGCGTGCCCGAAGGTCTCGGTGCCGTGATCATGGATGGCCGCACACTGTCGCGCACCGACCTGGTCATCACCGGGATGATCATCATCGGCATCACCGGATTCCTGTCGGACCGCATCCTGGTGTCCCTCAGCAATTACTTCCTGCGCTGGAGCCCGCAGCATCATGCTTGA
- a CDS encoding ABC transporter ATP-binding protein, translated as MLDQATHRDAPPVILEVSGLNKIYQASNGPVEALRSVDLTVRKGEFICLLGASGCGKSTLLRIIAGFEQATQGSVGVYGCEVRGPGPDRGMVFQDYALFPWLTVRRNIGFGPSHRRVAAQEVDKLTDRFMAMVGLTAFADRYPHQLSGGMKQRVAIARVLANDADILLMDEPFGALDALTRAALQEELIEIWRSTKLTVIFVTHSVEEAVLLADRVVVMSSSPGRIDQDVEIELPRPRDVASVEFNRLRRSITQQLTSDVGTGRKVAATADS; from the coding sequence ATGCTTGATCAAGCCACCCATCGCGACGCGCCGCCGGTAATCCTGGAGGTCAGCGGGCTCAACAAGATCTATCAGGCCTCGAACGGCCCGGTCGAAGCGCTACGCAGCGTCGATCTGACGGTGCGTAAGGGCGAGTTCATCTGCCTGCTCGGCGCCTCCGGCTGCGGCAAGTCGACCCTGCTGCGGATCATCGCCGGCTTCGAGCAGGCGACCCAGGGTTCAGTCGGCGTGTACGGCTGCGAGGTGAGGGGACCTGGCCCCGACCGCGGCATGGTGTTTCAGGACTACGCGCTGTTTCCATGGCTGACGGTCCGGCGGAACATCGGCTTCGGCCCCAGCCATCGCCGCGTCGCCGCGCAGGAAGTCGACAAACTGACCGATCGGTTCATGGCGATGGTCGGGCTCACGGCATTCGCAGACCGCTACCCGCACCAGCTCTCCGGCGGCATGAAACAGCGCGTGGCGATCGCCCGCGTACTCGCAAACGACGCCGACATTCTGTTGATGGACGAGCCGTTCGGTGCGCTCGACGCGCTGACCCGCGCAGCGCTGCAGGAAGAACTGATCGAGATCTGGCGCAGCACCAAGCTGACCGTGATCTTCGTCACCCATTCGGTCGAGGAGGCGGTTCTGCTCGCCGATCGGGTCGTGGTGATGAGCTCGTCGCCGGGCCGGATCGACCAAGACGTGGAGATCGAGTTGCCTCGGCCGCGCGACGTGGCGTCGGTCGAGTTCAACAGGCTTCGGCGCAGCATCACGCAGCAACTGACCAGCGATGTCGGCACAGGCCGCAAGGTTGCAGCGACGGCGGATTCCTGA